One region of Alosa alosa isolate M-15738 ecotype Scorff River chromosome 1, AALO_Geno_1.1, whole genome shotgun sequence genomic DNA includes:
- the si:ch211-266g18.10 gene encoding neurofilament heavy polypeptide isoform X45, which produces MKDTPKPEPTKIKTKPEPVKEKAKPEPAKQKAKPAPVKEKVKPEPVKEKAKAEPAKEKAELEPVKEKAKPEPLKEKVKPEPVKEKAKPETVKDKAKLEPVKEKAKPEPVKEKTKPEPVKDKAKLEPVKEKAKAEPVKEKVKPEPVKEKAKPEPVKDKAKLEPVKEKAKAEPTPVKVKAKPEPVKEKVQPEPVKEKAKPQTVKAKPEPEKEKAKMEPVKEKAKPQHVKEKATPEDVKDTAKSEPVKEKAKPEPVKDKAKPEPVMEKAKPEPVKDKAKPEPTPVKEKAKPRAVKEKAKPEPVKEKTKPEPTSTKEKTKPEPVKQKAKSELVKEKSKAEPVKAKPESVKEKAKPEPKPAKEKAKLEPVKEKAKPEPVKAKPEPVKEKAKPEPVKDKAKLEAVKEKAKPEPVKEKAKPAKKVKEPEEPTEKAKAVPAVKAPDVPKEKAKPEKKEPKVPEKETKPAKKKLEAPKEKAKPTPAVKEPKVPEVKAKPGKKEAEVPKEKAKPTTPVKEPKGKPQMLPKIVLPVPKARPAPATIESLKNITKTIPVKKEPEPPKEKAKPATKEPEPPEEKDKPAKKAEPEVPKEKTKPVTKAEPEVPKEKAKPVIKEPEVPKEKAKLVIKEPEPPKEKAKQAKESEPPKEKAKPAKKEPEVPKEKAKPLKEPEPPKEKAKPAQKEPEVSKEKAKPAKKAEPEVPEEKAKPVVKEPEIPKEKAKPAPGKKEAEVPKVRAKPDPPAKEPELPKEKAKPAKKDQEVPKAIVKPAPAVKEPAPPKEKAKPARKEAEVSKEKIKPAKKEPEAPKEKAKPEPSKKEFDSLKNITKATPPKRERKVIMEKAKPAKKEPVVLKEKPKHIPVVKEVEIPKKAKPTKKEPEAPVEAVVPALTKEEPATLDGLGVEEEDDIPYFQCFFVDEDDTHYPFFPFSPPQL; this is translated from the exons ATGAAAGACACACCTAAGCCTGAACCAACAAAAATAAAGACTAAGCCAGAACCTGTGAAGGAGAAGGCTAAGCCTGAACCAGCAAAGCAAAAAGCTAAACCAGCTCCTGTGAAGGAGAAAGTTAAGCCAGAACCTGTGAAGGAGAAGGCTAAGGCCGAACCAGCAAAGGAAAAGGCTGAACTAGAACCTGTAAAGGAGAAGGCTAAACCAGAACCTCTGAAGGAGAAAGTTAAGCCAGAACCTGTGAAGGAGAAAGCTAAACCTGAAACTGTGAAGGACAAGGCAAAACTTGAACCTGTAAAGGAAAAGGCTAAACCAGAACCTGTGAAGGAGAAAACTAAACCTGAACCTGTAAAGGACAAGGCAAAACTTGAACCTGTAAAGGAGAAGGCTAAAGCAGAACCTGTGAAGGAGAAAGTTAAGCCAGAACCTGTGAAGGAGAAGGCTAAACCTGAACCTGTGAAGGACAAGGCTAAACTTGAACCTGTGAAGGAGAAGGCTAAAGCAGAACCCACACCTGTAAAGGTGAAGGCAAAGCCAGAACCTGTGAAGGAGAAGGTTCAACCAGAACCTGTGAAGGAGAAGGCTAAACCACAAACTGTGAAGGCTAAACCTGaaccagaaaaggaaaaggctAAGATGGAACCTGTGAAGGAGAAAGCTAAGCCACAACATGTGAAGGAAAAGGCTACACCAGAAGATGTGAAGGATACAGCTAAATCAGAACCTGTGAAGGAAAAGGCTAAACCAGAACCTGTGAAGGATAAGGCTAAACCAGAACCTGTGATGGAAAAGGCTAAACCAGAACCTGTGAAGGATAAGGCTAAACCAGAACCCACACCTGTAAAAGAGAAGGCTAAGCCCAGAGCTGTGAAGGAAAAGGCTAAACCAGAACCTGTGAAGGAAAAGACTAAACCAGAACCTACATCCACAAAGGAGAAGACTAAGCCTGAACCTGTCAAGCAAAAGGCTAAGTCAGAACTTGTGAAGGAGAAATCTAAGGCAGAACCTGTAAAAGCTAAGCCAGAATCTGTGAAGGAAAAGGCTAAACCAGAACCCAAACCTGCAAAAGAGAAAGCTAAGCTTGAACCTGTGAAGGAGAAAGCCAAACCAGAACCTGTAAAAGCTAAGCCTGAACCTGTCAAGGAGAAAGCTAAACCTGAACCTGTGAAGGACAAGGCAAAACTTGAAGCCGTAAAGGAGAAGGCTAAACCAGAACCTGTGAAGGAGAAAGCTAAACCAGCCAAAAAAGTGAAAG AGCCTGAGGAACCAACGGAAAAGGCCAAAGCAGTTCCTGCTGTAAAAG CACCTGATGTTCCAAAAGAAAAAGCCAAACCTGAAAAGAAAG AGCCCAAGGTCCCAGAGAAGGAAACCAAACCAGCAAAGAAAA AACTTGAGGCACCGAAGGAGAAGGCCAAGCCAACACCAGCAGTAAAAG AACCCAAGGTTCCAGAGGTCAAGGCCAAACCAGGCAAGAAAG AAGCTGAGGTTCCTAAAGAGAAAGCTAAGCCAACAACGCCTGTGAAAG AACCAAAGGGAAAACCACAAATGCTGCCAAAAATAG TTCTTCCAGTACCAAAAGCTAGACCAGCACCTGCAACAATAG AATCTCtgaaaaacatcacaaaaacaATTCCAGTAAAGAAAG AACCTGAACCTCCAAAAGAGAAGGCCAAACCAGCTACAAAAG AGCCTGAACCTCCGGAGGAGAAGGACAAACCAGCTAAGAAAG CAGAACCTGAGGTTCCAAAGGAGAAAACCAAACCAGTCACTAAAG CAGAACCTGAGGTTCCAAAGGAGAAAGCCAAACCAGTCATTAAAG AACCTGAGGTTCCAAAGGAGAAAGCCAAACTAGTCATTAAAG AGCCTGAACCTCCAAAAGAGAAGGCCAAACAAGCTAAAG AGTCTGAACCTCCAAAGGAGAAAGCCAAACCAGCTAAGAAAG AACCTGAGGTTCCAAAGGAGAAAGCCAAGCCATTAAAAG AACCTGAACCTCCAAAGGAGAAGGCCAAACCAGCCCAGAAAG AACCGGAGGTTTCAAAGGAGAAAGCCAAACCAGCCAAGAAAG CAGAACCTGAAGTTCCTGAGGAGAAAGCTAAACCAGTCGTAAAAG AACCCGAGATTCCAAAGGAGAAAGCCAAACCTGCACCAGGAAAGAAAG AAGCTGAAGTTCCAAAAGTGAGAGCTAAGCCAGATCCACCAGCGAAAG AACCTGAGTTGCCAAAGGAGAAGGCTAAACCTGCTAAGAAAG ACCAAGAAGTTCCAAAGGCGATAGTCAAGCCTGCCCCAGCAGTAAAAG AACCAGCACCACCCAAGGAGAAGGCCAAACCAGCTAGGAAAG AAGCTGAGGTTTCAAAGGAGAAAATCAAACCTGCAAAGAAGG AACCCGAGGCTCCAAAGGAAAAAGCAAAACCTGAACCAAGCAAGAAAG AATTTGATTCTCTGAAAAATATTACAAAAGCAACACCACCAAAGAGAG AACGCAAAGTTATTATGGAGAAAGCTAAACCAGCCAAAAAAG
- the si:ch211-266g18.10 gene encoding neurofilament heavy polypeptide isoform X26, which translates to MKDTPKPEPTKIKTKPEPVKEKAKPEPAKQKAKPAPVKEKVKPEPVKEKAKAEPAKEKAELEPVKEKAKPEPLKEKVKPEPVKEKAKPETVKDKAKLEPVKEKAKPEPVKEKTKPEPVKDKAKLEPVKEKAKAEPVKEKVKPEPVKEKAKPEPVKDKAKLEPVKEKAKAEPTPVKVKAKPEPVKEKVQPEPVKEKAKPQTVKAKPEPEKEKAKMEPVKEKAKPQHVKEKATPEDVKDTAKSEPVKEKAKPEPVKDKAKPEPVMEKAKPEPVKDKAKPEPTPVKEKAKPRAVKEKAKPEPVKEKTKPEPTSTKEKTKPEPVKQKAKSELVKEKSKAEPVKAKPESVKEKAKPEPKPAKEKAKLEPVKEKAKPEPVKAKPEPVKEKAKPEPVKDKAKLEAVKEKAKPEPVKEKAKPAKKVKEPEEPTEKAKAVPAVKAPDVPKEKAKPEKKEPKVPEKETKPAKKKLEAPKEKAKPTPAVKEPKVPEVKAKPGKKEAEVPKEKAKPTTPVKEPKGKPQMLPKIVLPVPKARPAPATIESLKNITKTIPVKKEPEPPKEKAKPATKEPEPPEEKDKPAKKEPEVPKEKTKPVTKEPEVPKEKAKPVIKEPEVPKEKAKPLKEPEPPKEKAKPAQKEPEVSKEKAKPAKKEPEVPKEKAKPVVKEPEVPKEIPKPLKGPEPPKEKAKPAQKELEPPKEKAKPAKKEPKPPKEKAKPAKKAEPEVPEEKAKPVVKEPEVPKKETKPLKEPQPSKEKAKPAPKEPEVPKVKAKPALKEPEPPKEKAKPARKEPEIPKEKAKPAPGKKEAEVPKVRAKPDPPAKEPELPKEKAKPAKKDQEVPKAIVKPAPAVKEPAPPKEKAKPARKEAEVSKEKIKPAKKEPEAPKEKAKPEPSKKEFDSLKNITKATPPKRERKVIMEKAKPAKKEPVVLKEKPKHIPVVKEVEIPKKAKPTKKEPEAPVEAVVPALTKEEPATLDGLGVEEEDDIPYFQCFFVDEDDTHYPFFPFSPPQL; encoded by the exons ATGAAAGACACACCTAAGCCTGAACCAACAAAAATAAAGACTAAGCCAGAACCTGTGAAGGAGAAGGCTAAGCCTGAACCAGCAAAGCAAAAAGCTAAACCAGCTCCTGTGAAGGAGAAAGTTAAGCCAGAACCTGTGAAGGAGAAGGCTAAGGCCGAACCAGCAAAGGAAAAGGCTGAACTAGAACCTGTAAAGGAGAAGGCTAAACCAGAACCTCTGAAGGAGAAAGTTAAGCCAGAACCTGTGAAGGAGAAAGCTAAACCTGAAACTGTGAAGGACAAGGCAAAACTTGAACCTGTAAAGGAAAAGGCTAAACCAGAACCTGTGAAGGAGAAAACTAAACCTGAACCTGTAAAGGACAAGGCAAAACTTGAACCTGTAAAGGAGAAGGCTAAAGCAGAACCTGTGAAGGAGAAAGTTAAGCCAGAACCTGTGAAGGAGAAGGCTAAACCTGAACCTGTGAAGGACAAGGCTAAACTTGAACCTGTGAAGGAGAAGGCTAAAGCAGAACCCACACCTGTAAAGGTGAAGGCAAAGCCAGAACCTGTGAAGGAGAAGGTTCAACCAGAACCTGTGAAGGAGAAGGCTAAACCACAAACTGTGAAGGCTAAACCTGaaccagaaaaggaaaaggctAAGATGGAACCTGTGAAGGAGAAAGCTAAGCCACAACATGTGAAGGAAAAGGCTACACCAGAAGATGTGAAGGATACAGCTAAATCAGAACCTGTGAAGGAAAAGGCTAAACCAGAACCTGTGAAGGATAAGGCTAAACCAGAACCTGTGATGGAAAAGGCTAAACCAGAACCTGTGAAGGATAAGGCTAAACCAGAACCCACACCTGTAAAAGAGAAGGCTAAGCCCAGAGCTGTGAAGGAAAAGGCTAAACCAGAACCTGTGAAGGAAAAGACTAAACCAGAACCTACATCCACAAAGGAGAAGACTAAGCCTGAACCTGTCAAGCAAAAGGCTAAGTCAGAACTTGTGAAGGAGAAATCTAAGGCAGAACCTGTAAAAGCTAAGCCAGAATCTGTGAAGGAAAAGGCTAAACCAGAACCCAAACCTGCAAAAGAGAAAGCTAAGCTTGAACCTGTGAAGGAGAAAGCCAAACCAGAACCTGTAAAAGCTAAGCCTGAACCTGTCAAGGAGAAAGCTAAACCTGAACCTGTGAAGGACAAGGCAAAACTTGAAGCCGTAAAGGAGAAGGCTAAACCAGAACCTGTGAAGGAGAAAGCTAAACCAGCCAAAAAAGTGAAAG AGCCTGAGGAACCAACGGAAAAGGCCAAAGCAGTTCCTGCTGTAAAAG CACCTGATGTTCCAAAAGAAAAAGCCAAACCTGAAAAGAAAG AGCCCAAGGTCCCAGAGAAGGAAACCAAACCAGCAAAGAAAA AACTTGAGGCACCGAAGGAGAAGGCCAAGCCAACACCAGCAGTAAAAG AACCCAAGGTTCCAGAGGTCAAGGCCAAACCAGGCAAGAAAG AAGCTGAGGTTCCTAAAGAGAAAGCTAAGCCAACAACGCCTGTGAAAG AACCAAAGGGAAAACCACAAATGCTGCCAAAAATAG TTCTTCCAGTACCAAAAGCTAGACCAGCACCTGCAACAATAG AATCTCtgaaaaacatcacaaaaacaATTCCAGTAAAGAAAG AACCTGAACCTCCAAAAGAGAAGGCCAAACCAGCTACAAAAG AGCCTGAACCTCCGGAGGAGAAGGACAAACCAGCTAAGAAAG AACCTGAGGTTCCAAAGGAGAAAACCAAACCAGTCACTAAAG AACCTGAGGTTCCAAAGGAGAAAGCCAAACCAGTCATTAAAG AACCTGAGGTTCCAAAGGAGAAAGCCAAGCCATTAAAAG AACCTGAACCTCCAAAGGAGAAGGCCAAACCAGCCCAGAAAG AACCGGAGGTTTCAAAGGAGAAAGCCAAACCAGCCAAGAAAG AACCTGAGGTTCCAAAGGAGAAAGCCAAACCAGTCGTAAAAG AACCTGAGGTTCCAAAGGAGATACCAAAGCCATTAAAAG GGCCAGAACCTCCCAAGGAGAAGGCCAAACCAGCCCAGAAAG AGCTTGAACCTCCAAAGGAGAAGGCCAAACCAGCTAAGAAAG AACCTAAACCTCCAAAGGAGAAAGCCAAACCAGCCAAGAAAG CAGAACCTGAAGTTCCTGAGGAGAAAGCTAAACCAGTCGTAAAAG AACCTGAGGTTCCAAAGAAGGAAACTAAGCCCTTAAAAG AGCCTCAACCTTCCAAGGAGAAGGCCAAACCAGCTCCGAAAG AACCTGAGGTTCCAAAGGTGAAAGCCAAGCCAGCTTTAAAAG AGCCTGAACCTCCAAAGGAGAAGGCCAAACCAGCCAGGAAAG AACCCGAGATTCCAAAGGAGAAAGCCAAACCTGCACCAGGAAAGAAAG AAGCTGAAGTTCCAAAAGTGAGAGCTAAGCCAGATCCACCAGCGAAAG AACCTGAGTTGCCAAAGGAGAAGGCTAAACCTGCTAAGAAAG ACCAAGAAGTTCCAAAGGCGATAGTCAAGCCTGCCCCAGCAGTAAAAG AACCAGCACCACCCAAGGAGAAGGCCAAACCAGCTAGGAAAG AAGCTGAGGTTTCAAAGGAGAAAATCAAACCTGCAAAGAAGG AACCCGAGGCTCCAAAGGAAAAAGCAAAACCTGAACCAAGCAAGAAAG AATTTGATTCTCTGAAAAATATTACAAAAGCAACACCACCAAAGAGAG AACGCAAAGTTATTATGGAGAAAGCTAAACCAGCCAAAAAAG
- the si:ch211-266g18.10 gene encoding neurofilament heavy polypeptide isoform X35, which produces MKDTPKPEPTKIKTKPEPVKEKAKPEPAKQKAKPAPVKEKVKPEPVKEKAKAEPAKEKAELEPVKEKAKPEPLKEKVKPEPVKEKAKPETVKDKAKLEPVKEKAKPEPVKEKTKPEPVKDKAKLEPVKEKAKAEPVKEKVKPEPVKEKAKPEPVKDKAKLEPVKEKAKAEPTPVKVKAKPEPVKEKVQPEPVKEKAKPQTVKAKPEPEKEKAKMEPVKEKAKPQHVKEKATPEDVKDTAKSEPVKEKAKPEPVKDKAKPEPVMEKAKPEPVKDKAKPEPTPVKEKAKPRAVKEKAKPEPVKEKTKPEPTSTKEKTKPEPVKQKAKSELVKEKSKAEPVKAKPESVKEKAKPEPKPAKEKAKLEPVKEKAKPEPVKAKPEPVKEKAKPEPVKDKAKLEAVKEKAKPEPVKEKAKPAKKVKEPEEPTEKAKAVPAVKAPDVPKEKAKPEKKEPKVPEKETKPAKKKLEAPKEKAKPTPAVKEPKVPEVKAKPGKKEAEVPKEKAKPTTPVKEPKGKPQMLPKIVLPVPKARPAPATIESLKNITKTIPVKKEPEPPKEKAKPATKEPEPPEEKDKPAKKAEPEVPKEKTKPVTKAEPEVPKEKAKPVIKEPEVPKEKAKLVIKEPEPPKEKAKQAKESEPPKEKAKPAKKEPEVPKEKAKPLKEPEPPKEKAKPAQKEPEVSKEKAKPAKKEPEVPKEKAKPVVKEPEVPEEKAKPVVKEPQPSKEKAKPAPKEPEVPKVKAKPALKEPEPPKEKAKPARKEPEIPKEKAKPAPGKKEAEVPKVRAKPDPPAKEPELPKEKAKPAKKDQEVPKAIVKPAPAVKEPAPPKEKAKPARKEAEVSKEKIKPAKKEPEAPKEKAKPEPSKKEFDSLKNITKATPPKRERKVIMEKAKPAKKEPVVLKEKPKHIPVVKEVEIPKKAKPTKKEPEAPVEAVVPALTKEEPATLDGLGVEEEDDIPYFQCFFVDEDDTHYPFFPFSPPQL; this is translated from the exons ATGAAAGACACACCTAAGCCTGAACCAACAAAAATAAAGACTAAGCCAGAACCTGTGAAGGAGAAGGCTAAGCCTGAACCAGCAAAGCAAAAAGCTAAACCAGCTCCTGTGAAGGAGAAAGTTAAGCCAGAACCTGTGAAGGAGAAGGCTAAGGCCGAACCAGCAAAGGAAAAGGCTGAACTAGAACCTGTAAAGGAGAAGGCTAAACCAGAACCTCTGAAGGAGAAAGTTAAGCCAGAACCTGTGAAGGAGAAAGCTAAACCTGAAACTGTGAAGGACAAGGCAAAACTTGAACCTGTAAAGGAAAAGGCTAAACCAGAACCTGTGAAGGAGAAAACTAAACCTGAACCTGTAAAGGACAAGGCAAAACTTGAACCTGTAAAGGAGAAGGCTAAAGCAGAACCTGTGAAGGAGAAAGTTAAGCCAGAACCTGTGAAGGAGAAGGCTAAACCTGAACCTGTGAAGGACAAGGCTAAACTTGAACCTGTGAAGGAGAAGGCTAAAGCAGAACCCACACCTGTAAAGGTGAAGGCAAAGCCAGAACCTGTGAAGGAGAAGGTTCAACCAGAACCTGTGAAGGAGAAGGCTAAACCACAAACTGTGAAGGCTAAACCTGaaccagaaaaggaaaaggctAAGATGGAACCTGTGAAGGAGAAAGCTAAGCCACAACATGTGAAGGAAAAGGCTACACCAGAAGATGTGAAGGATACAGCTAAATCAGAACCTGTGAAGGAAAAGGCTAAACCAGAACCTGTGAAGGATAAGGCTAAACCAGAACCTGTGATGGAAAAGGCTAAACCAGAACCTGTGAAGGATAAGGCTAAACCAGAACCCACACCTGTAAAAGAGAAGGCTAAGCCCAGAGCTGTGAAGGAAAAGGCTAAACCAGAACCTGTGAAGGAAAAGACTAAACCAGAACCTACATCCACAAAGGAGAAGACTAAGCCTGAACCTGTCAAGCAAAAGGCTAAGTCAGAACTTGTGAAGGAGAAATCTAAGGCAGAACCTGTAAAAGCTAAGCCAGAATCTGTGAAGGAAAAGGCTAAACCAGAACCCAAACCTGCAAAAGAGAAAGCTAAGCTTGAACCTGTGAAGGAGAAAGCCAAACCAGAACCTGTAAAAGCTAAGCCTGAACCTGTCAAGGAGAAAGCTAAACCTGAACCTGTGAAGGACAAGGCAAAACTTGAAGCCGTAAAGGAGAAGGCTAAACCAGAACCTGTGAAGGAGAAAGCTAAACCAGCCAAAAAAGTGAAAG AGCCTGAGGAACCAACGGAAAAGGCCAAAGCAGTTCCTGCTGTAAAAG CACCTGATGTTCCAAAAGAAAAAGCCAAACCTGAAAAGAAAG AGCCCAAGGTCCCAGAGAAGGAAACCAAACCAGCAAAGAAAA AACTTGAGGCACCGAAGGAGAAGGCCAAGCCAACACCAGCAGTAAAAG AACCCAAGGTTCCAGAGGTCAAGGCCAAACCAGGCAAGAAAG AAGCTGAGGTTCCTAAAGAGAAAGCTAAGCCAACAACGCCTGTGAAAG AACCAAAGGGAAAACCACAAATGCTGCCAAAAATAG TTCTTCCAGTACCAAAAGCTAGACCAGCACCTGCAACAATAG AATCTCtgaaaaacatcacaaaaacaATTCCAGTAAAGAAAG AACCTGAACCTCCAAAAGAGAAGGCCAAACCAGCTACAAAAG AGCCTGAACCTCCGGAGGAGAAGGACAAACCAGCTAAGAAAG CAGAACCTGAGGTTCCAAAGGAGAAAACCAAACCAGTCACTAAAG CAGAACCTGAGGTTCCAAAGGAGAAAGCCAAACCAGTCATTAAAG AACCTGAGGTTCCAAAGGAGAAAGCCAAACTAGTCATTAAAG AGCCTGAACCTCCAAAAGAGAAGGCCAAACAAGCTAAAG AGTCTGAACCTCCAAAGGAGAAAGCCAAACCAGCTAAGAAAG AACCTGAGGTTCCAAAGGAGAAAGCCAAGCCATTAAAAG AACCTGAACCTCCAAAGGAGAAGGCCAAACCAGCCCAGAAAG AACCGGAGGTTTCAAAGGAGAAAGCCAAACCAGCCAAGAAAG AACCTGAGGTTCCAAAGGAGAAAGCCAAACCAGTCGTAAAAG AACCTGAAGTTCCTGAGGAGAAAGCTAAACCAGTCGTAAAAG AGCCTCAACCTTCCAAGGAGAAGGCCAAACCAGCTCCGAAAG AACCTGAGGTTCCAAAGGTGAAAGCCAAGCCAGCTTTAAAAG AGCCTGAACCTCCAAAGGAGAAGGCCAAACCAGCCAGGAAAG AACCCGAGATTCCAAAGGAGAAAGCCAAACCTGCACCAGGAAAGAAAG AAGCTGAAGTTCCAAAAGTGAGAGCTAAGCCAGATCCACCAGCGAAAG AACCTGAGTTGCCAAAGGAGAAGGCTAAACCTGCTAAGAAAG ACCAAGAAGTTCCAAAGGCGATAGTCAAGCCTGCCCCAGCAGTAAAAG AACCAGCACCACCCAAGGAGAAGGCCAAACCAGCTAGGAAAG AAGCTGAGGTTTCAAAGGAGAAAATCAAACCTGCAAAGAAGG AACCCGAGGCTCCAAAGGAAAAAGCAAAACCTGAACCAAGCAAGAAAG AATTTGATTCTCTGAAAAATATTACAAAAGCAACACCACCAAAGAGAG AACGCAAAGTTATTATGGAGAAAGCTAAACCAGCCAAAAAAG